Below is a genomic region from Lentisphaerota bacterium.
TTCCCCAGTCCTCCTGAGCATACGGTCCAGCGTCGTCGAGCCATAACAGGTCAATCGGCCCGTAGTTCGTCAGCAGCTCGCGAAGCTGGTCCCGTGCGCAAGCGCGGATAGCCTGCCATCCGGCCGGGTCGCCGGCCGGGCCGCGCCAGAACGCCGGCAACCGCCAGTCGGCCAAGCTGTAGGCCACGCCCACCCGCAGCCCGGCATCCCGGAACGCCTTCACGTAGTCGCCAAACAGATCGCGCTTGGGCGTCTGGGCGCCGGCCGCATAGTGGGTGGTCGCCGTCTGCCACAGGCAGTAGCCATCCGGATTGCGCGCCGTCAACACGCTGAAGCGCAACCCCGCCTCGCGCGCCGCCGCAGCCCAGGCCTCGGGGTCGTATTTTTTCGGATTCCACCGACACGCCGCCCGGGCATACGCCTGCTGGTCCATGTGCTCGCGCCGCAGCGCCTGCATGCCGCGGCCGTAAACAGACGCCGGCCCCCATTGAATGAACAATCCAAAGCGGGATTCGTCAAACCACCGCCACACGGGCGGCACAGGTGTCTTTTCGTTCATGCCCCCATGATACCCGAGATCGTCCGGGGTCGCAACAGCAAGAAAGCAAGAGCGGAACGCAAATCATCCGCTTTTGGTGTTTGACCCCTCAAGCGGTTCTGTTACAATGCTGGCGTCTTGTGACCGTTGTGACATCCGGGTATTTTTTACCTATGACCGCTCTTCTCCAGTTCGCCGCGATTCTCGGCTGGGCCGGCTGCGCTGCCGGCCTGGTCTGGTATACGCTGAACGCCGCCCGTCAAATCACGTACGCGACTCTGGCCGATGGTCGGCGGCAGCGCCGCGTCATCCCGCTGGTGTTCCGACTGCTCCTGCCGCTCGCCCCCAATGTGGAGCCCTTTTTCGCCAGGCCCGCCTTCGCTTCGGCTCGGGTCACGCTGGGGGGAAAGCTCACCGCCGCAGGGTATGAGGGGGTGATCACACCGACCGAGTTTCTGGCCCTCAAACTGCTGGTTCCGGTCGTCTTCGGTTCGGCGTGGTTCATGCTGCTGCGTCTGGCGATCGGCATCTTCCCCGAAATCGCAGCCAACGCCCCGCTCATGACTGTGGGCGGCTGCCTCCTGTTCTACCTCTATCCCCTGCTCTGGCTGAGAAGCGTCCTGGCCGCCCGCCACCGATCGATCCAACGGGCGCTGCCGTTCGTGCTGGACCTTCTGACCCTCGCCGTCGAGGCCGGACTCGACTTCATGACCGCCCTGCAGCGCAACTGCGAACGCCGTGCCCTGGACCCTCTGAACGAGGAGCTGATCTATGTCATTCGCGAAATTCAGCTCGGGGCGCCGCGCCGCGTCGCCCTGCGCAACCTCTCCGCCCGCGTGGGGCTCAGCGACCTACGTTCGGTCACGTATGCCCTCATTCAGGCCGACGAGTTGGGGGTCAGCATCGGCGCCATCCTCCGCATCCAGTCGGATCAGATGCGCCAGCGGCGGTTCGAGCGGGCCGAACGCCTCGCCAACGAGGCCCCCGTCAAGATGCTCGGCCCGCTGATGCTCTTTATCTTTCCCGCTGTCTTCATTATCCTGCTCGGCCCCACCCTCACGCAGGTTAGCGGGCAGCTTTTCTGACCCCCGTAACACCGCTGTGATGCCATGACACACCCCCACCCACAGACCTTCGCGCTGACCGTCGAAGCCGGGCCCTGCAAGGTCGGGGAAATGTTCATGCTGCCCGTCGGCCGCGCGCAAACGCTCGGCCGAGCGTCCGATAATCCCATCGCCATTCCCGATCCCCTCCTCTCCCGCAACCACTGCCGCTTCGAGCGGATCGGCGACGCATTGTGGGTGATCGATCTCGACAGCGCCAACCAGACGCTGGTCAATGGGCTGCCGGTTGCGCGCAAGCAACTTCTTCCGGGCGACGCCATCACCGTCGGCGACACCCGCCTCCGCATCACGGCGGAGGGGCCCGCCGTCGCGCCGGTCGCGCCGGTCACCACCGTTGCCGCGCCGATCATTGATCTCGGCCTGAACACCGATTCCTCCGGCGCCGCGGCGCGCCACAACCTCCGGCCGATCCTCTATATCGTCGCCGCCATCGTCGTCCTGCTCCTCGGTGCAACCCTGATCATGACATCCCCCGACACGGGCTCTCAGCCAGCCAACCTCCCGCCCCCCCCGCGAGACGAAACCCTGCAAATCATCTACGAGAAGATTGAGGCGACACCCGAATCCATTTTTCGCTACGAACTCACCCTGTCGCCGGATCGCGTCCTCGCTGTCCGCATCGACGATCTTTCGCAAAATCGCTCCATCCGGAAGGATAAAACGATCGCCCCCGATCTGATTCAGGACTGGGTGCGCACGATTGTATCGAGCGGATTCCTTTCCCTCGACCCCTCCTATCTCGCCGCCAGCATCAACCGGGGCGAGAGCGAGTCGCGGGATCTGACCGTCATCATCGGCCGCCGCGTCCACCGCGTGCGGGTGTCCAACCGCAAGGACCCCGAGGCGTTTGCGAGCCTGCGCGACAAGCTGGAGACGTTCGGCTTGAGCGAGTTGGGCTTCTG
It encodes:
- a CDS encoding type II secretion system F family protein, with protein sequence MTALLQFAAILGWAGCAAGLVWYTLNAARQITYATLADGRRQRRVIPLVFRLLLPLAPNVEPFFARPAFASARVTLGGKLTAAGYEGVITPTEFLALKLLVPVVFGSAWFMLLRLAIGIFPEIAANAPLMTVGGCLLFYLYPLLWLRSVLAARHRSIQRALPFVLDLLTLAVEAGLDFMTALQRNCERRALDPLNEELIYVIREIQLGAPRRVALRNLSARVGLSDLRSVTYALIQADELGVSIGAILRIQSDQMRQRRFERAERLANEAPVKMLGPLMLFIFPAVFIILLGPTLTQVSGQLF
- a CDS encoding FHA domain-containing protein, whose amino-acid sequence is MTHPHPQTFALTVEAGPCKVGEMFMLPVGRAQTLGRASDNPIAIPDPLLSRNHCRFERIGDALWVIDLDSANQTLVNGLPVARKQLLPGDAITVGDTRLRITAEGPAVAPVAPVTTVAAPIIDLGLNTDSSGAAARHNLRPILYIVAAIVVLLLGATLIMTSPDTGSQPANLPPPPRDETLQIIYEKIEATPESIFRYELTLSPDRVLAVRIDDLSQNRSIRKDKTIAPDLIQDWVRTIVSSGFLSLDPSYLAASINRGESESRDLTVIIGRRVHRVRVSNRKDPEAFASLRDKLETFGLSELGFWALQYSADKLTELGRDALLVAQKRMNERDLSYGNIAAAINSFREAEVCLETVDPKPAFFPEILSGKEEAIAELNRRHKEYRFLADRAINLENWEAARAQLRVICELIPDRSDDRHREASSKLLDVEKRLQARRKDR